A section of the Enterobacter sp. C2 genome encodes:
- a CDS encoding DeoR/GlpR family DNA-binding transcription regulator: MLDYAALPEQRQVLIRQILEENGRVLCSELAVRLGVSEHTIRRDLHELSNEGVCKKVYGGAIMMLPESGDYAVRKEKNQAKKSKIAQRCARLVKSGSAIFIDTGTTNLAMAEALPAELALTVVTNSPEIAAALLKKPLYEVIVLGGQVQRASGGCVGMPAIAQIQGMLFDQGFIGGCAMAPESGLTGFDYADCEFKKAVIAQCNETIVALTANKIPAVARYVVAACSEIDIMVVEENISKAYADAFRGHDIQIYTV; encoded by the coding sequence GTGCTCGATTATGCAGCTTTACCCGAGCAGCGACAAGTGCTCATCAGGCAGATCCTTGAAGAGAATGGTCGCGTGCTCTGTAGCGAACTGGCCGTGCGGCTGGGGGTATCAGAACATACTATTCGCCGTGACTTACATGAGCTTAGCAATGAGGGCGTCTGTAAAAAGGTTTACGGCGGAGCCATTATGATGCTGCCGGAATCGGGAGACTACGCCGTGCGAAAAGAGAAAAATCAGGCCAAAAAGAGCAAAATCGCGCAGCGCTGCGCCCGGCTGGTGAAGTCCGGTAGCGCTATTTTTATTGATACAGGAACGACCAATCTGGCGATGGCTGAGGCGCTTCCCGCTGAACTGGCGCTCACCGTTGTCACCAACTCGCCGGAGATTGCGGCGGCGCTGCTGAAAAAGCCGCTGTATGAGGTGATCGTTCTTGGTGGCCAGGTTCAGCGCGCCTCCGGCGGCTGCGTGGGGATGCCAGCCATTGCCCAGATCCAGGGTATGCTCTTTGACCAGGGGTTTATCGGCGGCTGTGCAATGGCCCCGGAGTCGGGCCTGACTGGGTTCGACTACGCCGACTGCGAATTCAAAAAAGCGGTGATCGCCCAGTGCAACGAGACCATTGTCGCGCTTACCGCCAATAAGATCCCAGCCGTAGCCCGCTACGTGGTAGCCGCCTGTAGCGAGATCGACATCATGGTCGTTGAAGAGAATATCAGCAAAGCTTACGCCGATGCCTTCCGTGGGCACGATATCCAAATCTATACCGTATAA
- a CDS encoding metallophosphoesterase, whose amino-acid sequence MLIAQVSDIHASPENDCLSRFDRVLAWLAQLQPDVLVLSGDLTDKHWLEGYKQIAARLDQQTYPSLILPGNSDDRHLIRSVWGESPWTNDASTDALHFIHDAGSLRLIGLDSTVDNQDYGNVTDHLAWLDKQLSDAEDSPSLLFMHHHVFASGIPTLDETLCKGLGKLEALIRDTPNKLIALSAGHVHRPVAGTFAGIPAYICGSVCPANPVWFGTENVPPVGDPPALMIHCYVSNALSSHHVCV is encoded by the coding sequence ATGTTGATAGCGCAGGTTTCAGATATTCACGCCTCACCTGAAAATGATTGCTTGTCTCGATTTGACCGTGTGCTTGCATGGCTGGCGCAGTTGCAACCGGATGTTTTGGTGCTATCCGGTGATTTAACGGATAAACACTGGCTTGAAGGATATAAACAGATAGCGGCGCGTTTAGATCAGCAGACTTACCCCTCATTGATACTGCCGGGAAACTCAGACGATCGACATCTGATACGTTCGGTATGGGGTGAGAGTCCGTGGACGAATGATGCATCCACGGACGCTTTGCACTTCATCCATGACGCTGGCAGCCTGCGGTTGATCGGTTTGGATTCTACGGTGGATAATCAGGACTATGGTAACGTGACTGACCACCTCGCATGGCTGGATAAACAACTTAGCGACGCCGAAGACTCCCCATCGCTGCTGTTTATGCATCATCACGTGTTCGCTTCCGGCATACCGACCCTGGATGAAACCCTGTGCAAAGGTTTGGGCAAGCTGGAAGCGCTTATTAGAGATACCCCAAACAAGCTGATCGCCCTGTCCGCTGGCCACGTGCACAGGCCGGTAGCAGGCACGTTTGCAGGTATTCCAGCTTATATCTGTGGCTCCGTCTGCCCGGCCAATCCAGTATGGTTTGGAACGGAAAACGTCCCCCCGGTAGGCGATCCACCTGCGTTAATGATTCACTGCTACGTCAGCAACGCACTTTCAAGCCATCATGTGTGTGTTTAA
- a CDS encoding B3/4 domain-containing protein, which produces MSTPLPSISPELARIAPGFRALSIYVKAAPLDDIQLGERALKEACQAVLNGQPAWAESHLRAWCEVFKAFGAKPKRTPCSAEALRKRVLRDGTMMALDPVVDLYNAVSLRYAVPVGGENFAAYSGLPRLVIADGTETFDTFKEGLPAAESPEPGEVIWRDDIGVTCRRWNWRQGVRTRLSASDQEMWFILESLPEMPLDALHAAGKMLTHGLTQMMPGLEFNTTLVEG; this is translated from the coding sequence ATGTCTACACCGTTACCGTCAATCAGCCCGGAGCTGGCACGTATCGCTCCCGGCTTTCGTGCGTTAAGTATCTATGTGAAAGCCGCGCCGCTGGATGATATCCAGCTTGGGGAGCGAGCGCTGAAAGAGGCCTGTCAGGCTGTGCTTAACGGTCAACCCGCGTGGGCGGAAAGTCATCTGAGAGCCTGGTGTGAGGTGTTTAAGGCTTTTGGTGCCAAGCCCAAACGTACACCCTGCTCTGCTGAAGCCCTGCGTAAGCGGGTGCTGCGAGACGGCACCATGATGGCACTGGATCCGGTTGTCGATCTCTATAACGCAGTTAGCCTGCGCTATGCTGTGCCGGTGGGCGGAGAAAATTTCGCTGCCTACAGCGGCCTGCCGAGGTTGGTCATTGCCGACGGTACGGAAACGTTCGATACTTTCAAGGAGGGCTTGCCTGCCGCCGAGTCGCCGGAGCCGGGGGAAGTTATCTGGCGTGACGATATTGGCGTAACCTGTCGCCGCTGGAACTGGCGTCAGGGCGTTCGCACCCGTCTGAGCGCATCCGATCAAGAGATGTGGTTTATTCTGGAAAGCCTGCCGGAGATGCCCCTTGATGCGCTGCACGCCGCAGGCAAAATGCTCACCCATGGCCTTACGCAGATGATGCCCGGACTGGAATTTAACACTACGCTGGTTGAAGGCTGA
- the dbpA gene encoding ATP-dependent RNA helicase DbpA, with protein MTAFSTLNTLPTAQLDNLNELGYHTMTPVQAAALPAILAGQDVRVQAKTGSGKTAAFGLGLLQHIDASRFQTQSLILCPTRELADQVANEMRRLARYMPNIKILTLCGGQPFGAQRDSLQHAPHIIVATPGRLLDHLQKGTVNLDALQTLVMDEADRMLDMGFSDAIDEVIRFAPASRQTLLFSATWPEAIAAISGRVQRSPQTIEIDTVDALPAVEQQFFEVSRQGKIGLLQKLLSQHLPASCVVFCNTKKDCQEVCDALNDTGQEALALHGDLEQRDRDRTLVRFANGSARVLVATDVAARGLDIKSLELVVNYELAWDPEVHVHRIGRTARAGNSGLAISFCAPEEAQRANILAEMLQIKLSWLNAPANVKIVPLEAEMATLVIDGGKKAKMRPGDVLGAMTGDMGLNGADIGKITVHPAHVYVAVRQSIARQAWKQLQSGKIKGKSCRVMLLK; from the coding sequence GTGACCGCTTTTTCAACACTGAACACCCTGCCCACAGCCCAGCTCGATAATCTTAACGAGCTGGGTTATCACACCATGACGCCCGTGCAGGCTGCGGCGTTGCCCGCGATCCTTGCCGGTCAGGATGTGCGCGTGCAGGCAAAAACCGGCAGCGGTAAAACGGCGGCGTTTGGCCTGGGCCTGCTGCAGCACATCGATGCCAGCCGCTTTCAGACTCAGTCTCTGATCCTTTGTCCTACCCGTGAGCTGGCCGATCAGGTAGCGAACGAGATGCGTCGGCTGGCGCGCTATATGCCAAATATCAAAATTCTGACCCTCTGCGGCGGCCAACCCTTTGGCGCACAGCGCGACTCGTTGCAGCACGCGCCGCATATTATTGTTGCCACGCCGGGTCGCCTGCTGGATCACCTGCAGAAGGGCACCGTCAACCTCGACGCTCTGCAAACGCTGGTGATGGATGAGGCGGACCGGATGCTGGATATGGGCTTCAGCGACGCCATTGACGAGGTGATCCGCTTCGCGCCTGCATCACGCCAGACGCTGCTCTTCTCCGCTACCTGGCCTGAAGCCATCGCGGCGATCAGCGGCCGCGTTCAGCGTTCGCCGCAGACTATCGAGATCGACACCGTGGATGCGCTGCCTGCCGTCGAGCAGCAGTTCTTTGAAGTTTCGCGCCAGGGCAAAATCGGCCTGCTGCAGAAACTGCTCAGCCAGCACCTGCCTGCCTCCTGCGTAGTCTTCTGCAATACCAAAAAGGACTGTCAGGAAGTCTGTGACGCGCTGAACGACACAGGCCAGGAGGCGCTGGCCCTGCATGGCGATCTTGAGCAGCGCGATCGCGACCGGACCCTGGTACGCTTTGCTAACGGTAGCGCCCGCGTGCTGGTCGCAACCGACGTCGCCGCCCGTGGTCTGGACATTAAATCCCTTGAGCTAGTAGTGAACTACGAGCTGGCATGGGATCCGGAAGTGCACGTGCACCGCATCGGACGTACCGCTCGCGCTGGTAACAGCGGCCTGGCTATCAGCTTCTGTGCCCCGGAAGAGGCGCAGCGCGCCAACATCCTTGCTGAGATGCTCCAGATCAAGCTGAGCTGGCTGAACGCGCCCGCCAACGTCAAGATCGTGCCGTTGGAAGCGGAGATGGCCACGCTGGTCATCGACGGCGGTAAAAAAGCCAAGATGCGTCCGGGTGACGTGCTGGGCGCGATGACCGGTGATATGGGATTAAACGGGGCGGATATCGGCAAGATCACCGTGCATCCGGCGCATGTCTACGTTGCAGTGCGGCAGAGCATTGCTCGTCAGGCATGGAAGCAGTTACAGAGCGGTAAGATCAAAGGCAAGAGCTGCCGGGTAATGCTGCTGAAGTAG
- a CDS encoding MFS transporter, whose product MNEKLATRIIFFVAGLATAAWAVMVPFAKLNTGANDALLGILLLCLGGGAIISMPLAGPLSSRFGCRKIIGCAVLIILLSMPFLTLAESPLSLGLLLLIFGTGIGMTDCAMNIQAILVEKNENVPLMSGFHGMYSVGGIAGAGVMTGLLSMGLTILSATLVIVFLVALLVAVSFRHFLPYANPTEGPAFAIPKGEVLLLGTICFIVFLAEGTVLDWSAVYLVEVRNVADSLGGLGFTCFAVAMTIGRLSGDAIIARVGQLRVVVCGAIMAFAGFCLIFTAGSLMLLLVGYLLIGAGCANIVPVMFSQIGKQTSMPQMVAVPAVTTLGYIGVLAGPAMIGFIAHHSSLPHAFIFVAALMIVVLLLSAVLNKTMKLREEM is encoded by the coding sequence ATGAATGAGAAGCTAGCGACCCGAATTATTTTCTTCGTTGCCGGACTGGCAACCGCAGCATGGGCGGTAATGGTCCCCTTCGCCAAACTCAATACAGGGGCCAATGATGCCCTGCTCGGCATTCTGCTGCTCTGTCTGGGGGGCGGGGCGATTATCTCGATGCCGCTGGCCGGGCCGCTGTCATCCCGCTTCGGCTGCCGGAAGATTATTGGCTGCGCCGTGCTGATTATCCTTCTGTCGATGCCTTTCCTGACGCTGGCCGAGAGCCCGCTAAGCCTGGGCCTGCTGCTGCTGATCTTTGGTACCGGAATAGGGATGACGGATTGCGCCATGAATATCCAGGCGATTCTGGTGGAGAAAAACGAGAACGTACCGTTAATGTCCGGTTTTCACGGAATGTATAGCGTGGGCGGCATTGCCGGAGCAGGAGTGATGACCGGCCTGCTCAGCATGGGGCTGACCATTCTGAGTGCGACGCTGGTGATTGTCTTTCTGGTGGCTTTACTGGTAGCCGTCAGCTTCCGCCATTTTCTACCCTATGCTAACCCGACCGAAGGTCCGGCCTTTGCCATCCCCAAAGGCGAGGTGCTGCTGCTGGGCACCATCTGCTTTATTGTCTTTCTGGCCGAAGGAACCGTCCTCGACTGGAGTGCGGTCTACCTCGTCGAGGTGAGAAACGTGGCGGATTCGCTGGGCGGGCTGGGCTTTACCTGCTTTGCCGTGGCGATGACCATCGGACGTCTCAGCGGTGATGCGATCATTGCCCGCGTGGGCCAGCTGCGGGTGGTAGTGTGTGGGGCCATCATGGCCTTCGCGGGTTTCTGCCTGATTTTTACCGCCGGCTCGCTCATGCTGCTGCTGGTAGGCTACCTGCTTATCGGTGCCGGCTGCGCTAACATCGTCCCGGTCATGTTTAGCCAGATTGGTAAACAAACGAGCATGCCGCAGATGGTCGCCGTTCCCGCCGTAACCACGCTGGGCTACATCGGCGTGCTGGCTGGCCCGGCGATGATAGGCTTTATTGCCCATCACAGTTCATTACCCCATGCCTTTATCTTTGTCGCTGCACTCATGATCGTCGTCCTGTTGCTCAGTGCCGTGCTCAACAAAACTATGAAGCTGCGGGAAGAGATGTAA
- the zntB gene encoding zinc transporter ZntB has translation MEAIKGSDVNVPDAVYAWLLDGKGGVKPLGDDDVIDGDHPCWLHLNYTQPESAQWLASTPLLPNNIRDALAGESLRPRVTRMGEGTLITLRCINGSTDERPDQLVAMRLYMDERLIVSTRQRKVLALDDVVKDLEEGTGPVDCGGWLVDVCDALTDHASEFIEELHDKIIDLEDNLLDQQIPPRGFLALLRKQLIVMRRYMAPQRDVYARLASERFPWMNDDQRRRMQDIADRLGRGLDEIDSCIARTAVMTDEITQVMQESLARRSYTMSLMAMVFLPSTFLTGLFGVNLGGIPGGEWHMGFPLFCLMLVVLIGGVTWWLHRSKWL, from the coding sequence GTGGAGGCGATTAAGGGATCGGACGTTAACGTGCCGGATGCAGTTTATGCATGGCTGCTGGATGGCAAAGGGGGCGTTAAGCCGCTGGGCGATGATGACGTTATTGACGGTGACCACCCCTGCTGGCTGCATCTCAACTATACCCAGCCGGAGAGCGCCCAATGGCTGGCATCTACGCCGCTGCTGCCTAATAACATCCGCGACGCACTGGCCGGCGAAAGCCTGCGCCCGCGCGTTACCCGTATGGGCGAGGGGACACTAATCACGCTGCGCTGCATCAATGGCAGTACCGACGAGCGTCCCGATCAACTGGTCGCCATGCGTCTTTATATGGATGAGCGGCTGATTGTCTCTACCCGCCAGCGAAAAGTGCTGGCGCTTGACGACGTGGTCAAGGATCTGGAGGAGGGAACCGGGCCGGTGGACTGCGGCGGCTGGCTGGTAGACGTCTGCGACGCGCTAACCGATCACGCCAGTGAGTTTATCGAAGAGCTGCACGATAAGATTATTGACCTGGAAGATAATCTGCTCGACCAGCAGATCCCGCCCCGTGGTTTTCTTGCTCTGCTGCGCAAGCAGCTCATTGTGATGCGACGCTATATGGCTCCCCAGCGTGACGTCTATGCCCGGCTGGCCAGCGAGCGTTTTCCGTGGATGAATGACGATCAGCGTCGCCGGATGCAGGATATCGCCGACCGGCTGGGACGCGGCCTTGATGAAATCGATTCCTGTATTGCGCGCACCGCCGTTATGACCGATGAGATCACCCAGGTCATGCAGGAGTCGCTGGCGCGCAGAAGCTATACCATGTCACTGATGGCGATGGTCTTTTTACCCAGCACGTTCTTAACTGGCCTGTTTGGCGTGAACCTGGGCGGGATCCCCGGCGGTGAGTGGCATATGGGCTTTCCGCTGTTCTGCCTGATGCTGGTGGTGCTGATCGGTGGAGTCACGTGGTGGCTGCATCGCAGTAAATGGCTGTAA
- a CDS encoding helix-turn-helix domain-containing protein: MTKKVNIATVSGADVSTINQAVSQRIKLYRSQKKLSLDELSRLAGVSKGMLVDIEGCKANPSIALLCKIAAAMNVSVADIVNVASEPSVHVIDRDDIPVLWQGEKGGSAKLMAGTRGPDMLELWQWVMHPGEVFASSGHPADTCELLFVNRGQLTLRVDGRDYVIHEGCSAVAKTDRPHAYKNNTRDAIEFTMTVYEKNR; this comes from the coding sequence ATGACCAAAAAAGTCAATATAGCGACCGTGAGCGGTGCCGATGTTAGCACCATTAATCAAGCGGTTTCCCAACGCATTAAGCTCTACCGCAGCCAAAAAAAGCTGTCGCTCGACGAACTTTCACGCCTGGCTGGCGTCAGCAAGGGGATGCTGGTGGATATTGAAGGCTGTAAGGCTAATCCCAGTATTGCGTTGCTATGCAAAATCGCAGCGGCTATGAACGTCTCCGTTGCCGACATCGTGAACGTTGCCAGTGAGCCGTCGGTTCATGTTATCGACCGGGATGATATTCCCGTGCTGTGGCAGGGCGAAAAGGGCGGAAGTGCGAAATTGATGGCCGGCACCCGCGGGCCGGATATGCTGGAGCTGTGGCAGTGGGTGATGCATCCTGGCGAAGTGTTTGCCTCATCGGGCCATCCTGCCGACACCTGCGAGCTGCTGTTTGTCAACCGGGGCCAGCTCACGCTACGGGTTGATGGGCGTGATTATGTCATTCACGAAGGGTGCTCGGCGGTGGCCAAAACCGACCGGCCCCATGCCTATAAAAATAACACCCGCGACGCGATTGAATTCACCATGACGGTGTATGAAAAAAACCGCTGA
- a CDS encoding methyl-accepting chemotaxis protein translates to MFRNMSVRTFIMLFLFVSLGLMNILVMAFTKNSTLLLLICTTSVLTLLFMWLYLTTYLVSPINTVKKSIDDVTAGNLSVTIPEFGNNCAGRLIPGINNLASNIATLVREIRASSQSAMDLSEQLAARSTELSVKTEEQSAALIQTASSMEQMAASTKNNAGNTQLASQQADEATRCARQGGELMTQVAANMQSITDCARQMTEIISLIDGIAFQTNILALNAAVEAARAGEHGKGFSVVAGEVRHLAHRSAEAAKSIKSLIDVTAQNVSQGVTIVDEAEKNMLEIVSGSGLLSKLMDEVSVATLQQEKGIAQITQALSELERVTQSNATMVDELAGSSDVLKRQVIELQGRTRNFRLAGSAPAENPSFPLQIQCNG, encoded by the coding sequence ATGTTCCGAAATATGAGTGTGCGCACGTTCATAATGTTATTCCTGTTTGTTTCACTCGGCCTAATGAATATATTAGTGATGGCTTTCACAAAAAATAGCACTCTGCTGCTGTTAATTTGCACGACATCCGTTCTAACCCTCTTATTTATGTGGCTATACCTGACAACCTATCTCGTCTCGCCTATTAATACGGTAAAAAAGAGTATTGACGACGTCACGGCTGGCAACCTGTCTGTGACGATCCCTGAGTTTGGCAACAACTGTGCGGGGCGCCTGATCCCTGGTATTAACAATCTTGCCAGCAACATCGCCACCCTGGTGCGTGAAATCCGTGCCTCCTCCCAATCTGCGATGGATCTCTCCGAACAGCTCGCTGCTCGCAGTACCGAATTGTCGGTGAAAACCGAGGAACAGTCTGCGGCGCTTATCCAGACGGCGTCCAGCATGGAGCAGATGGCTGCCAGCACTAAAAATAACGCGGGTAATACGCAGCTTGCCAGCCAACAGGCAGACGAGGCGACCCGCTGCGCACGCCAGGGAGGCGAGCTGATGACGCAGGTGGCGGCCAATATGCAATCCATTACCGACTGCGCGCGCCAGATGACGGAAATTATCTCCCTGATTGACGGTATTGCCTTCCAGACAAATATTCTGGCTCTCAATGCGGCGGTAGAAGCGGCGCGGGCAGGGGAGCACGGTAAAGGCTTCTCGGTGGTGGCCGGTGAGGTACGCCATCTTGCTCATCGCAGCGCCGAAGCGGCAAAGAGCATCAAATCACTGATTGACGTCACCGCGCAAAACGTCTCCCAGGGCGTCACCATCGTTGATGAGGCGGAGAAGAACATGCTTGAGATCGTCTCCGGCTCCGGGCTGTTGAGTAAGCTGATGGATGAGGTTTCCGTGGCGACGCTACAGCAGGAGAAGGGCATCGCACAGATCACCCAGGCACTCTCCGAGCTGGAACGCGTCACGCAAAGCAACGCCACAATGGTTGACGAGCTGGCTGGATCCTCCGACGTGCTTAAGCGCCAGGTGATTGAGCTGCAAGGCAGAACGCGTAACTTCCGTCTGGCAGGTTCTGCGCCTGCGGAAAATCCCTCTTTTCCCCTGCAAATTCAGTGTAATGGCTAA
- a CDS encoding GNAT family N-acetyltransferase — MSEQHVEYTQDNFCVTTDKRRLDVCAIQNYLSQSSWAPGIDVATVKLSLEHSLCFGLFDGERQIGFARLVTDYATFGYLCDVYVLEDYQSQGLGRWLVECCQAHPLMSRLRRIILVTDSAPWLYEKLGYQPLNRPNFIWQINRPDIYL; from the coding sequence ATGAGCGAGCAACATGTAGAATATACTCAAGATAATTTTTGCGTTACCACAGATAAGCGTCGGTTGGATGTTTGTGCAATCCAAAATTATCTTTCTCAATCCTCTTGGGCACCGGGTATTGACGTTGCAACTGTTAAGTTATCTCTGGAGCATAGCCTCTGCTTTGGTTTATTCGACGGAGAGCGGCAGATTGGATTTGCCCGACTGGTAACGGACTACGCCACATTTGGCTATCTTTGCGATGTGTATGTATTAGAGGATTATCAGAGCCAGGGGCTGGGGCGCTGGCTGGTGGAGTGCTGCCAGGCACATCCGTTGATGTCCAGATTGCGACGGATCATATTAGTGACCGATAGCGCGCCGTGGTTATATGAGAAGCTGGGTTACCAGCCCCTCAACCGCCCAAATTTTATCTGGCAGATTAATCGCCCGGATATTTACCTGTAG
- a CDS encoding dihydrodipicolinate synthase family protein, translated as MFRGLSAFPLTPITASGFDEEGFCRILRRIAVAEADSIGVLGSTGSYAYLTREQRKQVATLAVEHANNIPVMVCVGAMATEQVLHLIDDAQTAGASALLLPAISYQRLREEEVFALFETVTRHTDLPVCVYDNPGTTHFTFSDALYARIAELTGVGSIKIPGLPEEPESAAARIAQVRERLPAKVTLGISGDAFAGIGLNAGCEAWYSVCGGLFPRVAKEITEASARGDRQEVTQLTERLDPLWQLFRKHGGSIRVIAAAAGVLGLTSGDCLPRPLLPLDAEATAEVAAVITALGLE; from the coding sequence ATGTTTCGTGGACTCAGTGCGTTTCCCCTCACGCCCATAACAGCATCAGGCTTTGATGAAGAGGGGTTTTGTAGGATCCTGCGAAGGATCGCTGTAGCCGAGGCTGACTCTATCGGCGTATTAGGCTCTACCGGTAGCTATGCCTACTTAACCCGAGAGCAGAGAAAACAGGTCGCCACCCTTGCCGTTGAGCATGCCAATAACATTCCGGTGATGGTTTGCGTTGGGGCGATGGCGACGGAACAGGTGCTGCATTTGATCGACGATGCACAAACGGCAGGTGCCAGCGCCCTGTTACTGCCAGCTATCTCCTATCAGCGGCTGCGCGAAGAGGAAGTGTTTGCTCTTTTCGAGACCGTTACGCGCCATACCGACCTTCCTGTCTGCGTATATGATAATCCTGGTACGACACATTTTACCTTTTCCGATGCGCTGTATGCGCGCATTGCAGAGCTGACCGGGGTAGGCTCAATTAAGATCCCTGGACTACCTGAAGAGCCCGAGAGTGCGGCAGCGCGTATCGCGCAGGTGAGAGAGAGGTTGCCGGCAAAAGTTACGCTTGGTATCAGCGGGGATGCGTTTGCAGGCATTGGGCTTAATGCTGGATGTGAAGCATGGTATTCGGTATGCGGGGGCCTTTTCCCTCGTGTGGCAAAAGAGATTACTGAGGCTTCTGCTCGTGGCGATCGTCAGGAGGTCACTCAACTGACCGAACGCCTTGACCCACTGTGGCAGCTGTTTCGTAAACATGGCGGCAGCATTCGTGTTATCGCTGCAGCCGCAGGCGTATTAGGCTTGACCAGCGGCGATTGCCTTCCGCGTCCACTGTTACCTCTTGATGCAGAAGCCACTGCTGAGGTCGCCGCCGTCATTACTGCCTTGGGTCTGGAATAG